TCGCGCCCGATCGAGGAAGCATACCGTGTCGAGAAACTACCGAATGCTGTCGCGCCGTCGTTAGGAGCTCACATTGAAGCAGTGCGTTGCTGTGATTGTACGGCCCAGCGCCAGCATAGAGCTACGGACCGCAACATTTGAGCGCGGCAATGGATTGAAGAGTCTGAGTCAATCAAGTGTGATTGTTCTCCAAAGCTACTTGACAGTACTATCACTTCATCGTTTCATAAGGCTTACAACACAGCACACCTCTGACAGGTCTACTGCCTGGCTACTGTGACAGTCACGGAGCCAGCCGATAGCTCAACCACCACACCTCCCCTCGTCTGTTCCCCGCTGGTTGTTACTGCATACGCGTCTGTTGTACCAGGGTTCTCAACCCATACAATCGCCGTGGTCGTATTGGATGATCCTGCGACAATATCCAGTTCAAGAGAGTTTGGCTGAGTGGCGGAAAATGAGAACTCTTCGATCTGGCCGGTACTTATCGTGACGTAAACACCCATCGACGCAACATATACACGTCGCCGGACGGCATCACGCGGTCGCACTGTCACCCTGTCGCTCTCCACGGACAGATTGCCACCGTACGCTATGAGACCGACGTCAGGGTCGTCGACGACGTATGTACCGGCACCCAGCATCATTCCAAGGAAGCTAGGACCATAGTCGCCGGAATAGTCATCGCCCTTGAGAGTATCGGGAAATGAGTGGAACGCGTTGTACATCGAGCCGTCCTCCCGGATATTGCTTAACGGGCCAGTGATTCCACCGTACCCAACTCGGAGGAGATAGGTGTCGCTCGGGTTTTGTCGAAACTCAGCGAGGAGGGGCAATGCGTTGAGGCTGGAACCATAATGATGGATCATGCGTTCAATCCGTTGGAGCTTCCCGGCATAGCTAAAGGATCTTAGTCTTGGACAGGCAGATGCTGGACTGAGTCTCACATGAAATCCCAGTACCGCCGGGCGTTCCCATTCCAGCCCCAATGCGATACCGTTGGCATCAGACCTAAAATGCTATTGATGGTCTTCGTCGTTGTCTGCGTAAGATTGAAATAACTTTGCTCGTCGCCAATGTTAGTTTCCGGGCAAAATGCCACGAGGACTTTCTGCGCGAaatggagggagaagagcgaCTTACTTGCTCCAGTAATAAACGCCCTCCTGGCCCGTGCAATCCCATGCCATTTCGCTTCCAAAGGGCTCCGATTGCCTGTCCCACGCTTCCGCGCGCAGTTTCATGGCGGCTTCTACTGCGTCCGCCTCTTCGGTCCAGCCTTCGCGTTGCAGATCTGCCAGGAGCTCTCCGACAACGGTCTCTCCCATTAGACCCAGGCGCGAATAACCTACCAGGCCGTCACCGGCAGAGTTTGTCGCAAAGCACGTTACGGTCGTATTGTACGCCTGGCCCAGATACCACTGCCATGGGTGCACCTTGAGAAGGGTAGGGTTGTCGCGGCCGGCGCGATACAATGACCAGTATGCGCCAATAACGTGGATATAGTCATATGCACGATCGGTGGAGTATGAAGCGTCCTTATTCCACGACCACCAATTTCCCCAGTCGATATTGTTGCTGTACTCATAACTCGGAAGTTGATCTGGATCGTAGTAGAAGACGCTCTTACGAACCGTGAAATTGGCGTTTTGAATGTTGCCAAACAGTACTTTGGACGCAAACTCTTCCAGCTTCGCCACCTCCGCGGCGTTGGGAAGACCGTGCTCTTTCATCGTGGAAGCGAGAAATATGGCGCCACCTTCGTCCATCAGTCCAGCAATCCAAACACGCGCCTCTTGAAGAACCTGTGCTTTGGTGGCCTCGTCATACGTGATCACAGAGGGTGCCCGACCAAAGGGGTCCTTCTCGTCGTCAAACCACATGGCAGTGGTTGAGAATTCGCCCAACTTGGAGATCACATCCGGGGCAGTGTCCGTGATGAAGTAATGGACCGTCTGGACTTTTCCGTCCGCGTAGGTGATGGTGACTCTGGTCCGTCCCCAGGCTGATTGGGtgggggaaagggaaacaagGTTGGATGAAGGGCGTGCAATGTCGAAGGCATTGTTGTCGGATACGACCTTGGACACATTGGCCGAGTGAAAGACGAAAAGCTGTGCCGTCAGATCGCGGGGAACGATGTATCCTGTTCCTATCGTCAATGGGGTATTTGTCCCCTGGACAGCCTTTTGGATTCCGCGCACCCCATCCTTTACCACGGAGAAGCGAAGACCCACAGTGGTAGATTCACCGGGTTTGAGGCTGCGCGCGGTTGGTTCATTCCATGGATTCACCTGAgcccattccttctcggCATATGCCTTTGAATGAGTCTGCCACTCATAGAACCCTTCAAATGTCTGGCTACCGTACCCGGTGTAGGTGTCAGATACCTCATCGAGGTTGCGCCAGGCTTCGAACGGGGTACTCGTATTGACCAACGGGGTGATAATCAAGGTTGGACCCTGCCCGGAGGTTGGAGAGAATTGTAGATAGCCAGCATCCCGCCCGATGTAGGGGTCCACGAGGGAGCATTGCGCCGTAACTTCATCCGCCGTGCGATTTGTAAAGATACTGTTGGACTCAATCGGGAAGCCCAGGCTACCGATTTCTACGCTACTATTGCCCTTGTTCGTGAGGGTGAAGCTCAGCCCCAAGTCCCCTTCGACGTCCAACCATTGTCGAACAATTTGTAGAGCCGAGCTGCTCGGCAACGTTGATGTTATATCGGCCGCGGCCAGCGCATTGGCGTCAAGCGACTTTACCACGGCCCGAGCCTGGGAGGAATCTCCGGCtgtccattctttctcccccACCGCGCGATACCGAAAGGTGATGTCTCCAATATGGTACTGACCGTTGGCTGCTCGGTACGGCAAGTAATCCGACGGTAAGAAGTCAAATGATGACCCGGATGGCTTGAGCGATGCTAGGATCTGGGCGTCCGTAACGAGCTGGAGGTCGAAATTGTTGGTCTTTAGATTAGTATAACCATTCGCGAGGCCTAAATCATCACTCTGACCCCGGACGAGGAAGGCCGAGGCAGAGATCAGTGCCAGCGAGGTATAGAAGCGTATCAACCCCATAGCGCAGATGGCGGCGAAATCGGCATTTTACCTTTGTCACTTAGAGCGCACGCCACATTCAAATATGCTTCCCTTGACGACTTGACATCATGGCTGGGTTCAATTAAGGCAGTTTTCCTGAGGGGAAATTGGCCCAGCGTCCGACCTGCATAAGCGCACTTCGGCTTCGCATCCCGCTGAGATGCAGATTCGCCGATTGGTGGACACGGTTTGATTCAGGGGGAGATATAGTGAGACATCTCGCTGTAACCCTGATCAATATCGTATCATCTGATTGACTTGATTGAACTCGACAGGATTTCAACTTCCTTTAAAGTGCCGAGACAGAGATGGTTGCATTGATTGACCCTCGGATAGCCCTTCCTATTAACCGATGCATGCGACGATCACTTTTGTCCGCACAGGCTTCCGACCAAGAGATAGTAGGAATGCAACCCTGGAAGAACTAGGAATCTCCGGACTTATATAACCGATCGTTAATCGCCAAGTCGCTGTGTCGCTGGCTACGTCATTTCGACCTTTATCGCTGCAACTTTACGTCCACGCAGTTCTCAATGTTTTTCAGCATGCCTTTCAAGCACCGGAAACATTCCTACAGGCTATCTCACGGGCGTTACGGTGGTAACTCTCTTCACTGTGCAGGGCATGTCGCTGAACAAAGCAGTCTGACTGCTGCAGGTCAGAGGTACGGCTTCCCTCGAGACCTTCCGTTCCCTGGTCTGGGTTCCTCTACCATCTAAGCGTTTGCAGCGTAGGAACTGATGGAATCAAGGCTTAATGAGTTGTACTCGCTATCGTACAAAATCGCGCCATTGTATCAGCCGCGTTTCAGTCTACCTGGGCTTGTAGTATGAAGGCGGTAGTTGCGGACTATTCACACTGGGATCTGCGACACTGCTCACATTGACCTGAGTGCTGACAACAATGTCCCCACCATTGCGGcaaagctcctcctccgagtCTGCGTGTGAAACGTTGGTAGCGCCTTGTTTCAGTCTCTGGACGATGCTGCTTTTGATCATTTTCCGATTGCCGCGGGCTCTTGAAGTCGTTCCCAGTTCGTACGAAGACGGCTTCCGACCGCTCGAGCCGTACAAGGTTCCTGAAACATGTGTCCTCCAGACCGATCGGAGGGAGGGCATGTTGGCTGTCATAATCGCCGTGCAAAGCTCAATTGTTGTGACGATCGCAACGGAGCCGTAGACATAAAAGGTCCTGGAGCCACTGGCCAGCTGCACAAGTACGATGAAGCGGAGAAGGGACACTATAATAGTGCTACCACCGACAGTGAAACAGACAATCAATCCCACTCGTCGGCGTGCAGACATTTGTAAAGTCCATAAGGGATAGATCGGCAGAATGTAAATGAGAAGATCGGTTAAGACGTTCTAAGAAGTGCGATGCTATTAGGACCCGGAGCCTAAAGGGCAACTGGTACGGGTATCCTTGTACTCACCATGCTTGCAGGAAAGTACAGCGTCACCGCCGTGGGAATGCATTTCGCATCCGGATGGGCCTCGGGGTGGAAGAAGGCATCCAGCGGGAGACATTGCAGACCGTAAAAGAGCAGGACGGCCAAGGTCTGCGCCGAGGTAAAGACCATCACTCCATACACGGTCTTTTTGTACAATGGTGAGATACTCAGTACTCGAAGATAGAAGGTCAGAAAAGACATCTTGATCAGCCATTGGCAGAAGATATAGACGAATTcgatgacgaagagaagCTTTCAGACGGGTAAGCGAGTGGGACATCTGGCTAATCATGGGCGACTCACCGTCACAATCTTTAGCAAGTTTTCAGGTGGAACGTCTTTATCCTGCCTATAATGCCGAGACAGTGTGTGAATATAGCAGGCAACTGACCTCGAGAACGATCGACTTACTTTCCTCCCCCGAACACGATCATCTGCCCCAAGATGGCTTGAGTGGCGAGCCATGTTATCTACCACAGTTAGTGCTGAGCCTTGAGTGACAGGGAAGAGAATTTACACTCGCAGCTACCATAAACCAGTCATCGGCGCCGAACGATTTGGAGAGGCAAAGACGAGAGTATACTCGAAGGATACACGACAAGCTGGTGATGACCACAAATGGCATCGACACTGCCCATGTCACGGGCTGCAGGTTCTCGTTGATTCCCATTTCCTGAAGGTCTTACTACCGGGAAGCTTCCATGAGTCGCACCCCCCAAAATATAATGTTGAACAGCCATGGAcctctctttgcttcttttaCTCTCCCTGTTCCCAGCTGACTTTTTACGTCTTGCTGGAATTTGATCCTGCAGAGGACAGTGAAGTGAACTAGGGCTGGATCATCGATGAGTGGAGCTTCTCGGGCTTGGTCCACTGTACCGTCCTGTCAAAAGAATTTAGCGCACAGATGCCCCTTTAAAAAAGTACTTTAGTTCACCTATTTTCTTCACTGGGAGTCTTATTGCCTCTATTTCCATAGGGTAGCACTAGTCCCTATGTCCACTATGTCTCGCCCAAGGCATTCCATCGAGGTGGGCGCTCGCGAGAGGACTGGTCCCAAAGACTCCTCACGTTTACTGCTTCAAGGTCCACCACGGCAGGATTTTAGATCGCGTAataaggaacaagaaaagacgGCTCCTAAATTACGAGACACTGATTCGGCATATCTCGGGATTTAGGGCGCTTTCATGCTTCAGGAtagtcttcttttctattgcATTACATGTCTAATTATGCGCCAAAAATGTAGATATGGTGCTAGTGGAACGCTTTTATACCTATCAGTGATTCGGTGCGTGATACTGTATGTCGGAACGTGTCAAGCCTCAGGAAATGAACACTGGCCACAGATTTGGACTTGAGTGTTATGGTGGCGAGTCACCAGGTGGCCCTGGCAGTATTGCTGTGAAGAAATCTACATGATCAAATATTATACACACTCTGACCAGCCTCGAAGTAGCGATATGAAGACCGAGGTGTGTTAAGTCTGGTCGTGAGGTCAGCTTGCTACAGAGTGGTGACTTGGTCAACCTTTGCAAGTGAGGAAAAAGGAGTATTTTCGTGGGCAACAATGCTGTGGGGATCGTCTTTTTGTCATTGATTCTGTTGACCatctcaacttcatccacaAACCCCACTTGGTGTGTTGTTTCCATTGGAGTTGTTCCTAGACAGGGTCCACACGGGATGTTCGCGGTCCTCATCCGGCCTCCCCTGACGTGCAAAGATAGCAGACCCGGAACTTTGCCGTCCTTAGCAGACGGCACAGAGATTTGGGTAACGGCTGGCTAACTTCTGTGGGAGATGATCTGCATACTCATACATCTACGCCCCGTGACGACTGGTCCCATCGTCTTGAAGGGGCAATGAGCCGACCAGTCAGTTGGGTAGCATATCAAATATAATCGAATTGGGTCAATGGACACAATTAACGGTCTCGAATACAGATGGTCCGAGtgatacggagtacagaaaCGTTATATTCACCAGACGTTGCTAGAGCAATGGCCTAGCGGTTCTTCTCGAATATTGCCTCTTGAACACGAACCCTAGTTCTATGGAAAATATCGAGACGTGTAGGTGGCCACATCATTGATCATCCTCACTCGTCTGTGACCTGTAGACTACACGAATGTCATCCAGTCCGCATACAAAGATACTGTATTGAAGGATCAAGAACCTGGGCGAGGTGGAGCTTAATACGGTTTGATAAGGCTGGGAATCCACCAAGGCCCACTGGCTATCGTATCCATATTCTAAAAGGATGCACTAAAGCCTCGTCAGCCTCACCGAATCCAGATTCTGGTGTCATTAAAGGTTCTCCCCGCAGCCTTGACCACCACCGTTGTACTATTTCTAAGGTTTGGCGAGGCTGGGATGTGAAATAAAGTCAGCCTCTAGTCGTGGAGTGTTCTTGAGATCACTACTCTAAGAGTAAGTCATGGATGGACTTGGGGTCTAGTGGTATGTCTTCACTCAAAAGAATCTAATACTCCATGCTCTGGGTGATTCGAACAGGACGAAATGTTTACAGAGCTGTGGACAACGAAATGATAATGCCCTGTCGCGTCTTCTAGTCTATTGCATCTCATCCCCACAAGCCGAACGATCCCCGGCATAATCTGACGGTCCGGCAGACACAAACCAGTTTCTCATTACTTGGCATGTAAGTGACAGTTTCGGGTATCAGCCTAAATATACCCCTGGACTCGGAGGAGGCTTGATTGGGACAGCTACACGATAGACGTCCAATCGTTCTCCAAGTAATGTTGTTCCACATTATGCATGCAGACGTTTTTGTCACACTCCTAGGGTCAGTAACTCAAGCTTTGATACCATGGTTCGGAACGCCTCAtgcctcttttctcttcattcaatCCTGGTAGTAGTCTTCTTACCTTATCTTCAGGCTCAGCCCTTTGCTAGTACTCGGCATTTGGACGGAATGCCTGTTGTGTTGAATGCATAGTCACGCTATTAATTATCCTGAGGACCCATAGCTACTTCAGGTTTAgctgttccttttcctgtcgttatttttctttttcctgcaAATCCTCTATTCCTTCCTTATCACACAACTCATGGCGACCAGTACGGTGAGTGCTCAACAGCTCACAGAAGCCAAGGCCAAATTCAAACAGGACGGATGGGCCGTCGTCCCTAATGTGATCGATCCCGAAAAAACAAAGGAGGTCGTCGATCGGCTTTggaaggcaaaggaagagagtgaacGACGAGGCGATCCGACCTATCTCGACTGGCTAGATCCCAACTCCAGCAATGTCCGTATCTTCTACCTGATGGAACTGGACCCCATCTTCCGCGAGCTCATCTCGCACCCTGTTGCTGTGGAGATGGTTCAATCCGCATTAGGACAAAACTTCCTTGTTTCTAATTTCACAGCGAACATTGCACTGCCCGGATCCAAATCCATGGGTTTACACTCCGATCTCTCCCTACAGTGCCCCGATCCTTGGTTGTCGACCTGGGGGTTGAACGTGATTTGGTGTCTGCATGACGTTTACTACGAAAACGGCGCCACCTTGTACATCCCCGGTAGTCATCATTGGAAGACTAAGGCGGAGGTACCCcctgaggaggaggcgagaAAGCTCCTGGTGCCGTTCGAGGCCAAGGCTGGATCGATCATCGTGATGGACGGGCGTCTCTGGCACACGTCCGGTTGTAATGTCACTCAGGATAAAGAGCGGGCGCTGTTGTTCGGGGCTTACAATGCCCCTTTCTTGAGAGGTCAGGTGAATTGGGGCGTTGGGCTGTCGgaggaaacgaagaagaccCTGAGTCCTCAGCTCCGGGAATGGCTGGGAGTGAATCGGGATGGCAATCTTGGGGTGGTGACAGGCGTCAATGATGTCTTTGCTGAGGGTGCTCCTCCTCCTGCCCAGGCGTGATCACACGattcttgatgatatttTGAAACATAGTTACTGTTTATATGCATCTGAATGAAATTATCATCCTACTCTTGTTACATTTGAAGCGCCGCAGTAATCCTTATTTTTGGCCTCTCTCCTAAGGCCATACGGTCAAAACATTAGATCGAGATGTCTATACATATAACGAGTTAAcacaaggaagagaaagaagaaaagaaactaTGAAGAGCGCATGGAGCTGGATTAAAAGGTATGAATCGCATAGGGGTATCTAATATGACTATAGCCTCAAAGCACGTCTATTTACTAAAAAAAACCACCCAAAATAGCTCGTTTCGTCAGGTCATCGCTTATCCAACGCTCAATGAAAGCTACCGTATCTCCAACAAGCTTGTCATAGTATGTACCCTGCGGAAGAAACATTGACTGGTGAGCCGTGATCTCGTCTATGCCCTCCATATGCACTGGGATCCACAGGTGCTCTCTGCCGCGGTATGCATCTTTCGGGAGGTAGCAGAACTGTCGGCGAGCTTCCTGGGACTGGTGTGAACTCTCACGGGTCACTGTAGTGTCCTCATCTTGGCCGTCCGATACGGTGCTTTCCTCAATCATCGTCACAGCGGACTCTGAATGCAACGTTGAAGGCTGGGAACCACTTGATTTAGGACGCATAACATTCTTGCTCCCCAGCAATTCATCGGCATCAACTGAGCAAGGTGGCGCTGATTTTCTCCGACCGGGTTTGTAGTCGACTTCGAGCATATCCGTTGTACTCTCCATGCTTTGCTGGTGATTCGGTTTATGTAGGCCCTCATTCTCGACTATGTGTGCTTCCAACGTTTTGTCCGTCCTATCTGCTCGCACTATCCCCGTACTCTTGGTGAAGTAATTCACGAATCGGACTCGTGCAGCACCTCGGCTCTGAGCCTTCTGCTCCTGAAGCTCATCGATGgcctccagcttcatcaacTGTTTATGTCGTTTGAACAGCTCAGGGTAGTTGTTCATACATCCGGCGTGGTCATAATACGAATAAGCATACTGCAGAATCGACCTCGAAAGGTGATGTGAGTACTTCGAAATGAAATGCCATGCCCCATCCCATCCAGTCCACCGCGTTAATTTCACATCATTCTGGAAGGCTGGGTTAAACGTCGTGTCTGGACTGCCGATGCCCTCATTCATGGATGTAACCGAATTGGTGGTGTCGCTCGTTTCATCCAGTTTGTGGCGGAAGAGTCTTCCAATTCCAGTGGTCACCACGCGAGGGTGAAGTCCAAAGAAAGGTACA
This window of the Aspergillus oryzae RIB40 DNA, chromosome 8 genome carries:
- the fmaF gene encoding Fe(2+)/2-oxoglutarate-dependent oxygenase fmaF (predicted protein) — encoded protein: MATSTVSAQQLTEAKAKFKQDGWAVVPNVIDPEKTKEVVDRLWKAKEESERRGDPTYLDWLDPNSSNVRIFYLMELDPIFRELISHPVAVEMVQSALGQNFLVSNFTANIALPGSKSMGLHSDLSLQCPDPWLSTWGLNVIWCLHDVYYENGATLYIPGSHHWKTKAEVPPEEEARKLLVPFEAKAGSIIVMDGRLWHTSGCNVTQDKERALLFGAYNAPFLRGQVNWGVGLSEETKKTLSPQLREWLGVNRDGNLGVVTGVNDVFAEGAPPPAQA
- a CDS encoding uncharacterized protein (predicted protein), which encodes MGLIRFYTSLALISASAFLVRGQSDDLGLANGYTNLKTNNFDLQLVTDAQILASLKPSGSSFDFLPSDYLPYRAANGQYHIGDITFRYRAVGEKEWTAGDSSQARAVVKSLDANALAAADITSTLPSSSALQIVRQWLDVEGDLGLSFTLTNKGNSSVEIGSLGFPIESNSIFTNRTADEVTAQCSLVDPYIGRDAGYLQFSPTSGQGPTLIITPLVNTSTPFEAWRNLDEVSDTYTGYGSQTFEGFYEWQTHSKAYAEKEWAQVNPWNEPTARSLKPGESTTVGLRFSVVKDGVRGIQKAVQGTNTPLTIGTGYIVPRDLTAQLFVFHSANVSKVVSDNNAFDIARPSSNLVSLSPTQSAWGRTRVTITYADGKVQTVHYFITDTAPDVISKLGEFSTTAMWFDDEKDPFGRAPSVITYDEATKAQVLQEARVWIAGLMDEGGAIFLASTMKEHGLPNAAEVAKLEEFASKVLFGNIQNANFTVRKSVFYYDPDQLPSYEYSNNIDWGNWWSWNKDASYSTDRAYDYIHVIGAYWSLYRAGRDNPTLLKVHPWQWYLGQAYNTTVTCFATNSAGDGLVGYSRLGLMGETVVGELLADLQREGWTEEADAVEAAMKLRAEAWDRQSEPFGSEMAWDCTGQEGVYYWSKSDANGIALGLEWERPAVLGFHVRLSPASACPRLRSFSYAGKLQRIERMIHHYGSSLNALPLLAEFRQNPSDTYLLRVGYGGITGPLSNIREDGSMYNAFHSFPDTLKGDDYSGDYGPSFLGMMLGAGTYVVDDPDVGLIAYGGNLSVESDRVTVRPRDAVRRRVYVASMGVYVTISTGQIEEFSFSATQPNSLELDIVAGSSNTTTAIVWVENPGTTDAYAVTTSGEQTRGGVVVELSAGSVTVTVARQ
- a CDS encoding uncharacterized protein (predicted protein), which produces MSSAANPSIPVPDYPLDDNPPSYSAAIQSTEPSPGLLTPGPGIYSVIGQSRYHGSTSSLALSHSNTGTNEGKRRLLLVYIHGFIGSEDSFHHFPKHVHDLLTISLSKSHVVYTKIYPRYKTRGPVHIARDNFSQWLSPHEAPDLDIILLGHSLGGIVAAEVALMPTQSATGRVNTGLNHRILGLVNFDVPFFGLHPRVVTTGIGRLFRHKLDETSDTTNSVTSMNEGIGSPDTTFNPAFQNDVKLTRWTGWDGAWHFISKYSHHLSRSILQYAYSYYDHAGCMNNYPELFKRHKQLMKLEAIDELQEQKAQSRGAARVRFVNYFTKSTGIVRADRTDKTLEAHIVENEGLHKPNHQQSMESTTDMLEVDYKPGRRKSAPPCSVDADELLGSKNVMRPKSSGSQPSTLHSESAVTMIEESTVSDGQDEDTTVTRESSHQSQEARRQFCYLPKDAYRGREHLWIPVHMEGIDEITAHQSMFLPQGTYYDKLVGDTVAFIERWISDDLTKRAILGGFF
- a CDS encoding uncharacterized protein (predicted protein) — encoded protein: MIVFGGGKQDKDVPPENLLKIVTLLFVIEFVYIFCQWLIKMSFLTFYLRVLSISPLYKKTVYGVMVFTSAQTLAVLLFYGLQCLPLDAFFHPEAHPDAKCIPTAVTLYFPASMNVLTDLLIYILPIYPLWTLQMSARRRVGLIVCFTVGGSTIIVSLLRFIVLVQLASGSRTFYVYGSVAIVTTIELCTAIMTANMPSLRSVWRTHVSGTLYGSSGRKPSSYELGTTSRARGNRKMIKSSIVQRLKQGATNVSHADSEEELCRNGGDIVVSTQVNVSSVADPSVNSPQLPPSYYKPSEYNSLSLDSISSYAANA